The DNA window CGACGCTCCACTTCGAGGTCCGCCAGGACGGCGTCGCGATCGACCCGGAACCGTGGATGAGGAAATGACGCCGGTGGGTAAACTTCGCATAGGCGTTTTGGCGTCCGGGGGCGGAACCGACACTCAGGCCATAATCGACGCCTGCGAGGCCGGCCGAATCGAAGGGGACGTCGTCGTCGTCGTAAGCAATAACTCTCGCGCCGGCGTCCTGGAGCGCGCCCGCCGCCACGGCATCCCGGCGCACCACCTCTCGAGTTACCATTACTCGGACGACGCCGACCTCGACCGGGCGTTCGTGGAGCTGCTTCGCGGGTGCGACGTCAACCTGGTCGCGTTGGCGGGATATATGAAGAAGCGGGGGCCGGCGTTTCTCGCGGCCTTCCCCAACCGCATTTTGAATATCCACCCGGCGCTCTTGCCCGGGCTCCACGGCGGCGAGGGCAAGTACGGCATCCGCGTCCACGAGTCGGTGCTGGCCGCGGGCGACGAGGTCACCGGCGTATCGATACACCTCGTCGACGAGGAGTACGACCGCGGCCCGGTGGTGGCGCGGCGCGAGGTCCCGGTGCTACCGGACGACACGCCGGCGTCGCTGCAGCAGCGGGTGCTGGCGGTGGAGCACGAATTTTACGCGGCGGTCCTGGCCGCCGTCGAGCGCGGCGAAATAGACCTCGACGCGGTCGCGGCCGGCGAAGGGCCGGTAAATGTAGACGGAGCGTGACGATATGAAGTTCACCCGGATTTTACGTTTGATTTATACCGCGCTGGTCTTGGCGGCGTTCGCGGCTTCGCCGGCGATATTCTCGCGGGCCTGGGCCGACGACAACGCCCAGGATTTCGTACGCGAGATCCAGCTCTTCGACACCGTCGCCAACTACGTGCGACTGAGCTACGTCAAAGACGTCGACGCCCGGCAGCTGGTGCAGGACGCCATCCGCGGGATGTTGTCCGGCCTCGACGAGCATACCGCCTTCCTCGACGCCGACGATTTCCGCCTCCTCATCAACGACACCGAGGGGGCGTTCGGCGGCCTGGGCATCGAGATCGCGGTGACGCCCGAGGACCAGATGCTAACGGTGATGAACGTGCTGGAGGGTACGCCGGCGGAGCGCGCCGGCCTCAGGGCCCGCGATAAAATAATCGAGATCGACGGCGAGACGACGAAGGGGATTACGACCCGCGAGGCCTTGCTCAAGATGCGCGGCGAGCCGGGGACCGACATCGAGGTCGGCATCGCCCGCAAGGATTACGCCGAAAAGTTGGACTTCACGATAACGCGGGAAGTTATCCACGTCGATTCCGTGCCGTACTATTTTATGGCGACCGACGACGTGGGCTACGTCCGCGTCGCCAACTTCGCCCGCGACGACGAACGGAGCACGTCCAAAGACGCCGATAAAGCGTTGGCGGCGTTGAAGGAGGCCGGCGCCAAAAAGTTCATCATCGACATGCGCGGCAACCCCGGCGGCCCGCTCGACGAGGCCGTGGCCTTAGCCGGCCTGTTTTTGAAGAAGGACTCGCTCGTCGTCTATACCGCCGGCCGCTCGAGGCGGTGGGAGGAGCGGAAGTACTTCGTCAAGGGCGAGCCCAAGTATAAAAAAGAGCCCTTCGTCGTCCTTATAGACGACTCCTCGGCCTCGGCGTCGGAGGTGTTCACCGGCGCGCTGAAGGACCACAAGCGGGCCGTCGTGATGGGCGAGAAGTCCTACGGCAAGGCGTCGGTGCAGACGCTGATACCGCTCGCGGCCGCGGCCGACGTCGCCCCGGGCCCGGGGCTCAAGATAACCATCGCCTACTACTACTCGCCCGACGGCCACCTCATCGACGGCGAGGGCATCGAGCCTGAAATAAAATTGGAGCCGGAGGAAATCCCGTTGGTGGTGGGCAAGCTGTTCGCGCTGGGGTATTTCAGGATGTTCGCCGAGGAGTACCACGACGCACACGGCTCCGCGGCGCTGGCGGACTTCGAGGCCGACGCCGCGGCCTTCGACGAGTTCGTGGCCTGGGTCGACGAGCGCGGCTTCGACTTCTACCCGGAAGGATACGCCGAGACGCTGCCGGACAACGGCCGCGAGTTCTACGTCGCCGCCATCGAGAAGGAGCGCGCCGCGGTGATGACGATGCTCACCCGGGAGGTCCTGCGCGAGGTCGCCGGCGACGCCGAGGCGTACAAGTACTGGCGCCGGCACGACCCCTGGCTCGCCGACGCTGTGGAAGAGCTATCCTAACGACGACGCGACGACGAAAGCCGCCCCCGAGGGCGGCTTTTCGTTTTTGTGAGTTGACAACCGCCGGGGGCGGGGTATATTATAACGAATACCATAATTGATACCCCCGGAGGGAAGATGACGGCACCGAGTAAAGTAAAGGAATTAGTCGAACGCTTCGACCGGAATAAAGACGTCTATTGCGGGAGCGGTTTTAACGAAACCCAACTCCGCCGCGAGTTCGTCGACCCGTTGTTCGAGGCCCTCGGCTGGGACGTGGACAACAAACGCGGCGTCTCGCCGCTGTATCAGGACGTCGTTCACGAGTACGGCACCGAGGTCGAGGGTTCCCAGAAGACCGCCGATTACGCCTTCCGCGTCGGCGAAAAGGTGAAATTTTTCGTCGAGGCCAAAAAGCCCGGCACCCGCCTTAAAGACGACGCCGGCCCCGCGCTCCAACTCCGCCGCTACGCTTATTCCGCCGGCCTGCCCCTTTCCATATTGACCGACTTCGAAGAGTTCGCGGCCTACGACGGCCGCGTTCCGCCGAAGAAGGCCGACGCCGCCTCCCGCGCGCGCGTTATGTATTTCACGTACGACCAATACGTCGACGCGTGGGAGGAAATCGCCGCGGTCTTTTCGAGGGACGCCGTATGGAGCGGCGCCTTCGATACGTACGCCGACGAGAACCGCGGCGGCAAGGCCGAACCGGTCGACAAAGCGTTTTTGAAGTTGCTCGAGCACTGGCGCGACGAGCTCGCCCGGAACGTCGCCAACCGCAACCGCGAGAAGGACCTCGACAAGTACGAGCTCAGCGCCGCGGTCCAGGCCATACTCGACCGCGTCATCTTCCTGCGCGTCGCCGAGGACCGCGGGATTGAGGGCCGCGGCCGGCTCGAGGCGCTCCGGACGGGCGAGGGCGTTTACGCCGGCCTGATGGCGTTGTGCCTCGAGGCCGACGACGTATACAACTCCGGCCTGTTCCACTTCCGCGACGAGAAAGGCCGCGCCACCTCGCGCGACGAGCTTACCCCCACCCTCCACGTAGACGACGCCATACTGCGTAAAATAATCCGCGAGCTCTCCGAAAGCCCGTACGAGTTCGGCGTCGTACCGGTGGAAATCCTCGGCCAGGTGTACGAGCAGTTCCTCGGCAAGACGATATGGCTCGACGGCCGCGGCGTCCACATCGACTACAAGCCGGAGGTCCGCAAGGCCAAGGGCGTCTACTACACGCCGCAGTACATCGTCGAGTACATCGTCAAGAACACGGTGGGGGAGCTGTTGAAGGGGTGCAAGAGCCCGAAGGACGCCGCCAAGCTTAAGATACTCGACCCGGCGTGCGGCTCGGGCTCGTTCCTGCTGGGCGCGTACCAGCACCTCATCAACTGGCACCTCGAGTGGTACGTGGGCGACGACCCGGGCGGGTATGAGGGCAAGGTCGTGCCGACGCCCGGGCCCGGGCCCGTGAGCTGGCGCCTCACCGCCGCCGCCAAGAAGGACATCCTGGTCAACAACCTGTTCGGCGTGGACATCGACCCGCAGGCGGTGGAGGTAACTAAGCTCTCGCTGCTGCTGAAGGCGCTGGAGGGCGAGAGCCGCGAGTCCGTCGGCGCGCAGACGAAGTTCCTGCGCGAGCGGATATTGCCGGACCTGGCGGGGAACGTCAAATGCGGCAACTCGTTGATAGGTTCCGACTATTGGGACTTTGCCCGGGGAAAGACAGTGGGCTTAAGCCCACTGTCCGAACGATCGTTCGAAATAACGGAGGAGGAACGGCGCCGCGTCAACCCGTTCGATTGGGAGGTGGAGTTCGCGGATATAATGAAGGCCGGCGGCTTCGACGCGGTGATCGGCAACCCTCCGTGGGTTTACCAATTATTAATAGGCGAAGAAAAGGATTATTTAGTAAATAAGTATAAAACATTTGTACCTACGGCTGATTTATACGTATGTTTTACTGAGGAGGGTCTAAAACTTACCCGCGGAAATGGGTTTTTTGGGTTAATAGTTCCCAATAAATGGTTACGAGTCGATTACGGTGCGAACTTAAGGAGTTTTATTAAGGAATTCGAAATAGTCGAAATGGTTGACTTCCGCGATTTACACGTTTTCGAGGGGGCAACTAATTACCCATTGATAATATTGGTTTTGAAAAGCCGACCGAAGAGAAAACCTTCATACGTGCCCGTCAGAAACCTAAGTTTCCGATATTTAAGTGAAGAAGTCGCGGCCATAGGGTATAAACTCGAGCCGGGAGCGTTAGACAACGAGGGGTTTTCTCTAGTCCGGCCCAAAACCCAAGGCGTACTCGATAAGATAAATAACGTAGGCACCCCTTTACGCGAATATGCGGGCGCGAAGATTTACCGGGGCGTACTTACTGGGTTCAATAACGCTTTTATAATTAACCGCGGAACCCGGGACCGCCTTATCGCGAAAGACCCAAAGTCGGCGGAAATAATCGAACCCTTCGTCTTCGGCGACGACGTTAGGCGGTACTATATTAATTTCCGCGAACGCTTTTTGATATTTACGAGGCGCGGTATTCGGATAGAAAGATATCCCGGGGTAAAAGAATATCTTGCTAATTGGCGTGACGAGTTAACACCTAAGAAAACGAGTAAAGAAAAACTAGGTCGTAAACCCGGGAACTATAAATGGT is part of the bacterium genome and encodes:
- a CDS encoding S41 family peptidase produces the protein MKFTRILRLIYTALVLAAFAASPAIFSRAWADDNAQDFVREIQLFDTVANYVRLSYVKDVDARQLVQDAIRGMLSGLDEHTAFLDADDFRLLINDTEGAFGGLGIEIAVTPEDQMLTVMNVLEGTPAERAGLRARDKIIEIDGETTKGITTREALLKMRGEPGTDIEVGIARKDYAEKLDFTITREVIHVDSVPYYFMATDDVGYVRVANFARDDERSTSKDADKALAALKEAGAKKFIIDMRGNPGGPLDEAVALAGLFLKKDSLVVYTAGRSRRWEERKYFVKGEPKYKKEPFVVLIDDSSASASEVFTGALKDHKRAVVMGEKSYGKASVQTLIPLAAAADVAPGPGLKITIAYYYSPDGHLIDGEGIEPEIKLEPEEIPLVVGKLFALGYFRMFAEEYHDAHGSAALADFEADAAAFDEFVAWVDERGFDFYPEGYAETLPDNGREFYVAAIEKERAAVMTMLTREVLREVAGDAEAYKYWRRHDPWLADAVEELS
- a CDS encoding N-6 DNA methylase, with the protein product MTAPSKVKELVERFDRNKDVYCGSGFNETQLRREFVDPLFEALGWDVDNKRGVSPLYQDVVHEYGTEVEGSQKTADYAFRVGEKVKFFVEAKKPGTRLKDDAGPALQLRRYAYSAGLPLSILTDFEEFAAYDGRVPPKKADAASRARVMYFTYDQYVDAWEEIAAVFSRDAVWSGAFDTYADENRGGKAEPVDKAFLKLLEHWRDELARNVANRNREKDLDKYELSAAVQAILDRVIFLRVAEDRGIEGRGRLEALRTGEGVYAGLMALCLEADDVYNSGLFHFRDEKGRATSRDELTPTLHVDDAILRKIIRELSESPYEFGVVPVEILGQVYEQFLGKTIWLDGRGVHIDYKPEVRKAKGVYYTPQYIVEYIVKNTVGELLKGCKSPKDAAKLKILDPACGSGSFLLGAYQHLINWHLEWYVGDDPGGYEGKVVPTPGPGPVSWRLTAAAKKDILVNNLFGVDIDPQAVEVTKLSLLLKALEGESRESVGAQTKFLRERILPDLAGNVKCGNSLIGSDYWDFARGKTVGLSPLSERSFEITEEERRRVNPFDWEVEFADIMKAGGFDAVIGNPPWVYQLLIGEEKDYLVNKYKTFVPTADLYVCFTEEGLKLTRGNGFFGLIVPNKWLRVDYGANLRSFIKEFEIVEMVDFRDLHVFEGATNYPLIILVLKSRPKRKPSYVPVRNLSFRYLSEEVAAIGYKLEPGALDNEGFSLVRPKTQGVLDKINNVGTPLREYAGAKIYRGVLTGFNNAFIINRGTRDRLIAKDPKSAEIIEPFVFGDDVRRYYINFRERFLIFTRRGIRIERYPGVKEYLANWRDELTPKKTSKEKLGRKPGNYKWYEIQDTIDYFAEFDKPKIIYGQFQIAPHFALDRTGLTFGSNHYMLLGLSADVLLFLLGVLNSKVYFFFMNTIVSSIQGATLVAQKSRIVNFPIPILNTSGTLKSARHDNMVALVEEMLELHKRLARAKSDPDKQRLQRAVATTDRKIDNLVYELYGLADEEIRIVES
- the purN gene encoding phosphoribosylglycinamide formyltransferase — its product is MDEEMTPVGKLRIGVLASGGGTDTQAIIDACEAGRIEGDVVVVVSNNSRAGVLERARRHGIPAHHLSSYHYSDDADLDRAFVELLRGCDVNLVALAGYMKKRGPAFLAAFPNRILNIHPALLPGLHGGEGKYGIRVHESVLAAGDEVTGVSIHLVDEEYDRGPVVARREVPVLPDDTPASLQQRVLAVEHEFYAAVLAAVERGEIDLDAVAAGEGPVNVDGA